CAGTCATCCTTGTCCACTTGATCATGAGCGGTGGGTCCCGCGACGACCCGACCGTCCAGCGTGGGAAAAACCAGCACACCCTTGGTGCGCTTGGTGGGCACAGGTAAGAGGATCTCACCCAGCGTTTCACCACCGGGCAGTTCGAAGACGAGGAACTCACCCTTGCGGGGATAGATCTCGAAGCTGTCGTCGCCGATCAGCCGGGCGACGTCATCGGCGTGCAGGCCTGCGGCGTTGATGACTACGTGCGCCGTCACGGCGTGGTCCTCGCCCACTATGACGGTCACCGAGTCAGACTTCGCATCGATGGCGGTGACCGCGGCATCAAGGAGGATGCGAGCGCCGGCGATCCTGGCGGAAGCGCCTAGCGCGAGTGTGAACGCAACCGGATCGGTGACGGATTCGCCGGGTACGAGCAAGGCGCCGTCGTCGCTGCGAATGGATACCTCGACACCGTTCCGGGCGGCGTTGTCTGCGAGGCCGCGGATAACGTCGTCGTCCCCAGCCTCATGCGGGATCAGCGCCGCCCCGGTGTGGGACACCGGGATGTCAAGCGCGCTGAGTATCGAGGGTCGGAGCAATGCCGAGCGGAGGATGAGATTGGTCTCCAACTGTCCGGGCGTTGAATCGAATCCGGTGTGCAACACACCGGAGCTGGTTCCGCTCGCCTGGTAAGCGAGATCGGATTGGGCTTCAAGGAGGATGGCGTCGACGCCGCGATGCGCGAGGGTGTGCAGAATCGCGGTGCCGACGACGCCGCCGCCCACGATAGCGACGGCGGCGGTGTAGGTGGTCATGGTTCTCCGGCCCTGCGTTGAGGAGGCGCACTGGCCAGGCTGGCGTGCACCCTGACCTGGCGGCATTGAACGTCATGTGCGTGCCATCGGCTACACCTTTGGCTCCAGGCAGGAGTCAGAGTCAAGTCAAGATCTCAACACCGCTGGCGGCAAATGAGTCAAGTGTGTCGGCGGGCAGAGCCGGATCGGTGATGATTCCGGACAGCTCGCTGAGCTCGCACACTTTGAAGGGTGCACGAGCCATGAACTTGCTGGAGTCCGCCAATGCGTAACTGCGCTGACTGTTCTGCAGGACGGTCCGTTTGATGTCGACTTCTTGAAGTTCGAAGTCGGTGAGGCCTGCGCCGATGTCGATGCCGCCAGTGCCCAAGAAGGCGACGTCCGGATTGACATCGCGGAGGAAATCTCGCGCGGTGGAACCTGAGATTGACATGTCGCCGGCGCGGACTTTACCGCCCGGCATGAACACGTCGATGTCGGATGCAGCGCTGAGAACCTCGGCGACCCACATCGATGGGGTGATCACTGTGCCGGCGAACGATCCAAGCATCGCGCGCGCGACGGCGATAGCGGTCGTGCCGATGTCGACGAATACCGTGTTTGCGCCGGGAAGCAACTGCGTGGCCAACCGGCCAATCGAGTTCTTCGCATCTGCGGCGAGAACGGTGCGATCAGTAAACGATGGTTCTTTGTTGCTCGTTCGCACCTCGGCTTGGATAGCTCCGCCGCGGACTCGCTGAAGCTGCCGAGTCTCGTCCAGGGTTTTGAGGTCGCGTCGCACGGTCTCGACCGAAACACCAAGCGCCTCAGCAAGTTCGTCACTGGAGATCGACCGACGAGCAGATACGAGCCCGACAATTTTCTCCCGGCGCGTCGCAGCAAGCATGTCGTCCCCCTTCCGCGGGCCGAAGGCGCCACGGTGTCCAGTATCGGAGCGCGCAGATATACCTGTCAAGTACGGGCAAAAACAGGCGCAGAGGCGGATCAAGTCCTCTCAGCTACGTCGATCAACGACTCGAGCACTTGTTTTTCATGACCGTAACGCCCCGTTAATGAACGGTCTTGACTGCTAAAGACTGTTGTTGCAGACTGTGCCTAGCCTCACAGGGCTGGCTGCGTCGCTCCATGCGTCCGCGAATGCGTGCCCTGTCAGCCAGACGTGTTCAGCAAACCCGTTGGTGCCGTCAAGGTTTCATCAAGCGATTCGGAAGGACAGCAATGCGGAGAGCGAAGAGGTTTTTGGGGGTGCTGTGCGTAGCGGCCGTGGGCTCGGCGCTGGTGGGCTGCAGCGGCGATGTCGTCTCGGAAG
Above is a window of Mycolicibacterium baixiangningiae DNA encoding:
- a CDS encoding DeoR/GlpR family DNA-binding transcription regulator translates to MLAATRREKIVGLVSARRSISSDELAEALGVSVETVRRDLKTLDETRQLQRVRGGAIQAEVRTSNKEPSFTDRTVLAADAKNSIGRLATQLLPGANTVFVDIGTTAIAVARAMLGSFAGTVITPSMWVAEVLSAASDIDVFMPGGKVRAGDMSISGSTARDFLRDVNPDVAFLGTGGIDIGAGLTDFELQEVDIKRTVLQNSQRSYALADSSKFMARAPFKVCELSELSGIITDPALPADTLDSFAASGVEILT
- a CDS encoding NAD(P)/FAD-dependent oxidoreductase, encoding MTTYTAAVAIVGGGVVGTAILHTLAHRGVDAILLEAQSDLAYQASGTSSGVLHTGFDSTPGQLETNLILRSALLRPSILSALDIPVSHTGAALIPHEAGDDDVIRGLADNAARNGVEVSIRSDDGALLVPGESVTDPVAFTLALGASARIAGARILLDAAVTAIDAKSDSVTVIVGEDHAVTAHVVINAAGLHADDVARLIGDDSFEIYPRKGEFLVFELPGGETLGEILLPVPTKRTKGVLVFPTLDGRVVAGPTAHDQVDKDDWSVRPDAHREVLEKAVVQYPKLAGLEPVAAYAGLRTAGRDANYIIEHSAVDNRLINVAAIRSTGLSACLGIASYVSEMLPALGIAVEELRPASPATAAATGVPWWRRTAEKAALKR